From a single Vitis vinifera cultivar Pinot Noir 40024 chromosome 18, ASM3070453v1 genomic region:
- the LOC100264851 gene encoding protein DETOXIFICATION 54, with translation MADKDPDCCFQKLPSVTQVVEELNELWSMALPITAMNCLVYVRAAVSVLFLGRLGRLELAGGALSIGFTNITGYSVLVGLASGLEPVCSQAYGSKNWELLSLSLVRMVLILGVAIIPISFLWVNLDRVMVAMGQDKEITAMAARYCLYSLPDLATNTLLQPLRVYLRSQRVTKPMMYCSLVAVALHVPLNAVMVEVMGLGVEGVAMASVVTNLNMVVLMAGYVYVRGGWEVKWRVGIGGVCGGVGPLLKLAVPSCIGICLEWWWYEIVTVLAGYLPNPTLAVAATGILIQTTSFMYTVPMALAGCVSARVGNELGGGKPNRAKLAAMVALGCAFLIGIINVIWTVIFREKWAGVFTKDEMVKALVASVMPLMGVCELGNCPQTTGCGILRGTARPAVGARINLGSFYFVGTPVAVGLAFWLKVGFSGLWYGLLSAQVACAIWILYVVLMRTDWEAEATKAKKLTSLEMATSCDGVVRNEEQEEGDDNESRGLLLSEGDIL, from the exons ATGGCGGATAAAGACCCAGATTGCTGTTTCCAGAAACTGCCCTCTGTAACTCAG GTGGTGGAAGAGCTGAATGAGCTATGGAGCATGGCCTTGCCCATAACAGCCATGAACTGCCTGGTCTACGTCAGAGCTGCTGTGTCGGTTCTCTTCCTGGGAAGGCTCGGAAGACTGGAGCTGGCCGGGGGCGCCCTTTCCATCGGATTCACCAACATCACCGGCTACTCCGTGCTGGTGGGCCTGGCTTCGGGGCTGGAACCAGTGTGCAGCCAGGCCTATGGCAGTAAAAACTGGGAACTGCTGTCGCTGTCGCTGGTGCGGATGGTTCTGATTCTGGGAGTGGCAATCATTCCCATAAGCTTCCTGTGGGTGAATTTGGATAGGGTGATGGTGGCGATGGGGCAGGACAAGGAGATAACGGCAATGGCAGCGAGATATTGTCTGTACTCGCTTCCGGACCTGGCGACGAATACGTTGCTGCAGCCGCTGAGGGTGTACCTGAGGTCGCAAAGGGTGACGAAGCCGATGATGTACTGCTCGCTGGTGGCAGTGGCATTGCACGTGCCGCTGAATGCGGTGATGGTGGAGGTGATGGGGCTGGGGGTGGAGGGGGTGGCGATGGCGTCGGTGGTGACAAACCTGAATATGGTGGTGCTGATGGCGGGGTACGTGTACGTGAGAGGGGGGTGGGAGGTGAAATGGAGGGTTGGGATAGGCGGGGTGTGTGGTGGGGTGGGCCCACTCCTGAAACTGGCAGTGCCCAGCTGTATCGGGATATGTTTGGAGTGGTGGTGGTACGAGATCGTCACCGTCCTTGCTGGGTACTTGCCGAATCCCACACTCGCTGTGGCCGCCACTGGGATTCTCATTCAGACCACTTCCTTCATGTACACTGTCCCCATGGCTCTTGCTGGCTGTGTCTCTGCCAGA GTAGGGAATGAGCTGGGAGGCGGGAAGCCGAACAGGGCGAAGCTGGCAGCCATGGTGGCATTGGGATGCGCGTTCCTGATCGGGATCATCAACGTCATATGGACGGTGATCTTTAGGGAAAAGTGGGCAGGGGTGTTCACAAAGGATGAAATGGTCAAGGCCTTGGTCGCATCAGTCATGCCGCTGATGGGGGTGTGCGAGCTCGGAAACTGCCCCCAGACCACCGGCTGCGGCATCCTGCGCGGCACGGCCAGGCCGGCCGTGGGCGCCCGCATCAACCTGGGCTCCTTTTACTTTGTTGGCACCCCGGTGGCCGTTGGCCTGGCCTTCTGGCTCAAGGTGGGCTTCAGTGGGCTCTGGTATGGGCTCCTCTCAGCCCAGGTGGCCTGCGCCATTTGGATTCTCTACGTCGTCCTGATGCGTACGGACTGGGAAGCCGAGGCTACCAAAGCCAAGAAGCTCACAAGCTTGGAAATGGCCACGTCTTGTGATGGGGTAGTCAGAAATGAGGAACAGGAAGAGGGTGATGATAATGAGAGCAGAGGGTTGTTGCTGAGTGAGGGTGATATCTTGTAG